AGTTATCTTCGGGCATTTGAGTTACAGGCTCGGATTTTAGCCAAGGTTTTAACTGGAGAGTTACAGGAATATGTTCCCTTACTGGTGAAATAGGAATGTTTATTATTGTTTCCTACGATGTTAGAGAAAACAAGCGACGTACTCAGATTCATAAAGTTTTGAAGTCTTATGGGGAGTGGGTCCAATACAGTGTGTTTGAATGTCAGTTGGAAAAAAAGGATTATTTACGGTTACGGGACCGATTAGACAGGCTGATTGATAAGGAGAAAGGCGATAACATACGCTTTTATTTTTTATGTGACCGATGTACCGGCCAGGTAGAACGTATTGGAGGTCGGATGCCATTGGAGGATGGAGCAGTTTTTGTTTAAGGGACAGCTCCGAAGAATGAGTGAGGAAGTACAACAGTAACGGGAGA
This sequence is a window from Candidatus Limnocylindrales bacterium. Protein-coding genes within it:
- the cas2 gene encoding CRISPR-associated endonuclease Cas2; the encoded protein is MFIIVSYDVRENKRRTQIHKVLKSYGEWVQYSVFECQLEKKDYLRLRDRLDRLIDKEKGDNIRFYFLCDRCTGQVERIGGRMPLEDGAVFV